A genome region from Thermococcus onnurineus NA1 includes the following:
- a CDS encoding DMT family transporter, with the protein MSKKHAIGAVLLWSTVASAFKLSLGYLTPLQLVFYASLTSLFVFGVLYAKNFSPRRENLRSAYLGLINPLIYYTVLFSAYDRLSAQEAQAFNYTWPLMLVVLSIPILGKRPSARAIAGLFLGFLGVLVVATKGNLAELNFTDPVGVALGLWSAVIWASYWILNLRDERSPVEKMFWNFLFGFIYVATATFLTGSLALPEPKALAGAIYVGLFEMGLTFLLWYRAVENDMAFASNLAHIVPFLSLVFISVVVGESIAPSTVVGLAMIVGGIVIGRE; encoded by the coding sequence ATGTCTAAAAAGCACGCGATCGGAGCCGTTCTCCTCTGGTCAACGGTTGCATCTGCCTTCAAGCTCTCGCTCGGGTATCTAACTCCACTTCAGCTGGTCTTCTACGCCTCGCTAACTTCATTGTTCGTCTTTGGCGTTCTCTATGCCAAAAATTTCTCACCGAGGAGGGAGAACCTTCGTTCGGCCTATCTCGGGCTGATTAATCCACTTATTTACTACACGGTACTCTTCTCGGCCTACGACCGCCTGTCGGCCCAGGAGGCACAGGCCTTTAACTACACCTGGCCGCTGATGCTGGTTGTCCTCTCTATCCCCATCCTCGGAAAGAGGCCCAGTGCTAGGGCAATAGCTGGCTTGTTCCTCGGCTTCCTCGGGGTCCTCGTCGTTGCAACTAAAGGGAACCTGGCCGAACTGAACTTCACAGACCCGGTAGGTGTTGCATTGGGCCTCTGGAGCGCTGTGATATGGGCATCTTACTGGATACTGAACCTCCGCGACGAGAGGTCCCCAGTTGAGAAGATGTTCTGGAACTTCCTTTTCGGCTTCATCTATGTAGCGACAGCAACTTTCCTCACCGGAAGCCTCGCCCTCCCAGAACCAAAGGCTCTGGCTGGAGCTATTTACGTCGGCCTCTTCGAGATGGGCCTGACCTTCCTGCTCTGGTACAGAGCCGTGGAGAACGACATGGCCTTTGCCTCAAACCTGGCCCATATTGTCCCCTTCCTCTCGTTAGTCTTCATATCGGTGGTCGTGGGCGAGAGCATAGCTCCATCAACGGTTGTGGGACTGGCGATGATAGTTGGCGGAATCGTTATTGGAAGAGAATAG